In Plasmodium malariae genome assembly, chromosome: 11, the following proteins share a genomic window:
- the PmUG01_11042500 gene encoding conserved Plasmodium protein, unknown function — protein sequence MIGGEVIVEKNPSTKYCVARKELLCDSIIWDMLQNYYKKATINAWKENVVPSFVTSNSKLAKDYARVIVNYMKDYFNSSECDRNVPIYILEIGAGHGKFTYLILRALSKYKKFFKSMNIPERAFVYVFTDIAKDNINYCMNNERLKKYINTGDSYDQTYVSKNNSYYDSEYEKNELIKNYDSSTNSSNYSSSYNETNYSDEKVKNYSNFSMLDFAFFDGNETSDKIYLEVAKKYVPSNTPIVLICNYVLDSLLTDAWIVNGTNSFKRALLSVYSPKEEEDKTNADIMLRMSVTWDWIDINIDNEIKKEKTNKPSDYLRKYEDIYTVLKLYSYFNQDLSFVLPVGAFILFKRILKLSNNKLLCLIGDKGYQSYEEFRGYRDPHIVVHGSLSFMVNLNAICLFFLSLGGYYIYTPYSDTFQIVTLLMHPKGNVHVQKSNIETSTGAVMTNSCGGRGSGTAAKGANASSGGASDPSCSPSHYNSLAEQLDDNTTKKKRDPYIIEYFKKNSKDYLKSRYYKDKCNNLTSTMTKSSKCVSANYTKYCANSEKVYRKMKKMNLKNLNDMTIKFGGTITSFSDNVEQFPPDLLISWQKSVIHNINNNTSNVNIKELISLLRYSNYDSDVFFNIRKSFTNLASYPNINGRTEKDILLDIKECYDNYYSLKNDEDIADACGHMCMKFGKFEKAIFYLKESLRNFKNSRHSSTYINIASCYKVLGNYRKSLKFIRSAIKLSKKEKKRKSYPSNNISHSYDLLYSIQLCSNPITYAIIGLGYYIQNDGLYFLSFENRIKLKYIILLSKEEERVLKFMNTKFKHSDYDRTSKHVDLSQIKVIKMYEGNRVYSLEHFGFLDYPTNNHMDSPSEDKVEPGLETTSSLTEGVGEVVVEKLGGNVNKIPNCYPRAEELKTNLVEILEKHTFEFCVIDAPWVIKADIAELMLDKSRHIFTYGTLADTSKRSLEVISKYNEVAKQISWVNNNYINDECLYEAREALNYIKDITSITVTHYSMNVYNNQNECIACRDILTDDLCCILNILQVVLSFNLTGITANFSKGENLPSGNANKGEKVHIGVEANADAEAEADVGAKGNNPIEQYVCLSGIIMFTQNKSVSEERNIYGNYLLMNNKNEEFVTSISIVGMLGCLCLKKTLSNWSIHVFNINNEKIFDKSGRIAASQNANDVFINQYLIKTNGRNNNIKHINEYDLKGSCKGSSESIDSDIDILEFSSSDDDHDDNENYLEQDVEKEKTKKEYDKMRSKEVNISHHKENDCDNLFMDRNLEILKNIPGKRFYSIGKDVYENINLDENFVDITVNNICFYSRIVEGINMSYKKGGMMINFKYNVV from the coding sequence ATGATTGGGGGAGAAGTGATTGTTGAAAAGAATCCATCAACGAAATACTGTGTTGCTAGGAAGGAGTTGCTATGTGACAGTATAATATGGGACATgctacaaaattattataaaaaagcaaCTATAAATGCATGGAAGGAAAATGTGGTACCGTCTTTTGTAACTAGTAATAGCAAGCTAGCTAAGGATTATGCACGGGTAATAGTAAACTATATGAAAGACTATTTTAACAGTAGTGAATGTGATCGTAACGTgccaatatatatattagagaTAGGTGCAGGACATGGTAAGTTtacttatttaatattaagaGCATTGtcaaaatataagaaattttttaaaagtatgaATATACCTGAACGAGCATTTGTTTATGTATTTACAGATATTGCAAaggataatataaattactgtatgaataatgaaaggttaaaaaaatatataaatacaggGGATAGTTATGATCAAACATATGTTAGTAAAAACAATTCATATTATGATTCTGAATATGAAAAGAATgaattgataaaaaattatgactCTTCTACAAATAGTTCCAATTATTCTTCTTCATATAACGAAACGAATTATTCAGatgaaaaggtaaaaaattattctaatttttctatgctagattttgcattttttgaTGGAAATGAAACAAGTGATAAGATATATTTAGAAGTAGCAAAAAAGTATGTACCATCAAACACACCTATAGTGCTCATATGTAATTATGTACTCGACTCTTTACTAACTGATGCATGGATTGTGAATGGAACAAATAGTTTTAAAAGAGCCCTGTTATCTGTATATTCACccaaagaagaagaagacaAAACTAATGCGGACATCATGCTTAGAATGTCCGTTACTTGGGATTGGATAGATATCAATATTgataatgaaattaaaaaggaaaaaacaaataaaccaTCTGATTATCTGCGCAAGTATGAAGATATATACACTGTTTTGAAATTATACTCTTATTTTAACCAAGACTTATCTTTTGTATTACCAGTTGgagcatttattttatttaaaaggaTTCTAAAgcttagtaataataaactaCTTTGCTTAATAGGGGACAAGGGTTATCAGTCATATGAAGAATTTCGAGGATATAGAGATCCACATATAGTAGTTCATGGTAGTCTTTCTTTTATGGTAAATTTAAATGCAAtatgccttttttttctgtcaCTGGGTGggtactatatatataccccATACTCTGATACGTTTCAAATAGTAACTCTTCTGATGCACCCTAAGGGGAATGTACATGTACAGAAGAGTAATATCGAAACATCCACTGGGGCTGTTATGACGAATAGTTGTGGTGGTAGAGGTAGTGGTACTGCTGCGAAGGGTGCCAATGCTTCCAGTGGTGGTGCGAGTGACCCGAGTTGTTCTCCTTCTCATTATAACTCCTTAGCAGAACAACTAGATGATAACacaaccaaaaaaaaaagagatccATACATAATTGAATACTTTAAGAAAAACTCAAAGGATTACCTAAAGAGCAGATATTATAAAGACAAGTGTAACAACTTAACAAGTACAATGACGAAAAGTAGTAAATGTGTTTCTgcaaattatacaaaatattgtGCAAACTCAGAAAAAGtatatagaaaaatgaaaaaaatgaatttaaaaaatttgaatgaTATGACTATAAAATTTGGAGGTACTATAACATCATTTTCTGATAATGTAGAACAATTTCCTCCTGACCTGTTAATTAGTTGGCAAAAATCTGTCattcataatattaataataatacatctAATGTGAATATAAAGGAGTTAATATCACTCCTCAGGTATTCGAATTATGACTCAGATGTATTCTTTAATATCAGAAAATCTTTTACCAATTTGGCATCATACCCGAATATTAATGGTAGAACCGAAAAAGATATACTACTAGATATAAAAGAATGTTATGATAActattattcattaaaaaatgatgaagatATTGCTGATGCGTGCGGTCATATGTGTATGAAATTTGGAAAATTTGAAAAGgctattttttatcttaaagAAAGTTTacgtaattttaaaaatagtagaCATTCatctacatatattaatatagcATCATGTTACAAAGTACTGGGTAACTATAGAAAATCTCTTAAGTTTATCAGGTCAGCTAttaaattatcaaaaaaggaaaagaaaaggaaaagttatccttctaataatatttctcATTCTTATGATTTACTATATAGCATTCAACTATGTTCAAATCCAATTACGTATGCTATCATAGGACTGGGTTACTATATTCAAAATGATGGTCTCTACTTTCTATCATTTGAAAACAGGATcaagttaaaatatattatcctTCTGTCgaaagaagaagaaagagTCTTAAAGTTTATGAACACAAAGTTTAAGCATTCAGATTATGACAGAACTAGCAAACATGTGGACCTTTCCCAAATAAAGGTTATTAAAATGTACGAAGGAAATAGAGTGTATTCGTTGGAGCATTTTGGCTTCTTGGATTATCCCACGAACAACCATATGGACTCCCCTTCAGAAGACAAAGTGGAGCCAGGATTAGAGACAACATCGTCATTAACGGAAGGAGTAGGGGAAGTAGTAGTGGAAAAATTAGGAGGAAATGTAAACAAAATACCGAACTGCTACCCACGCGCAGAGGAGCTTAAAACTAATTTGGTGGAAATACTGGAAAAGCATACCTTCGAATTTTGCGTAATTGATGCCCCATGGGTTATCAAAGCAGATATCGCTGAGTTGATGTTAGATAAGTCTagacatatatttacatatggtACTTTAGCTGATACATCTAAACGTTCTTTAGAAGTTATTTCGAAGTATAATGAAGTTGCTAAGCAAATTAGTTGGGTAAATAATAACTATATTAATGATGAATGCTTATATGAAGCTAGGGAGGCTTTAAACTATATTAAAGATATCACTTCAATAACAGTAACACATTATAGTATGAACGTATATAATAATCAAAATGAATGCATTGCTTGTAGAGACATTCTAACGGATGATTTGTGTTGCATCTTAAATATACTGCAAGTTGTTCTTAGCTTCAACTTAACTGGCATAACGGCCAATTTCTCCAAAGGTGAAAATTTGCCAAGTGGGAATGCAAACAAAGGTGAGAAAGTGCATATAGGTGTGGAGGCAAACGCAGATGCAGAAGCAGAAGCAGATGTTGGTGCAAAAGGTAATAACCCCATAGAGCAATACGTCTGTCTCTCTGGAATTATCATGTTTACGCAAAATAAATCGGTATCAGAAGAAAGGAACATATATGGAAACTACTTACTAATGAAcaacaaaaatgaagaatttgTCACAAGTATTAGTATCGTTGGGATGCTTGGTTGcttatgtttaaaaaaaacattatcgAATTGGTCTATCcatgtatttaatattaataatgaaaaaatatttgacaAGTCTGGAAGAATAGCAGCTAGCCAAAATGCCAATGATGTGTTTATTAatcaatatttaataaaaacgaATGGAAGAAATAACAACATTAAACATATCAATGAGTATGATTTAAAAGGCTCTTGTAAGGGCTCCAGTGAATCCATTGACTCTGATATTGATATCTTAGAATTTTCTTCTTCCGATGATGATCATGATGATAACGAAAATTATTTAGAACAGGACgtggaaaaggaaaaaactaaaaaagaatatgacAAAATGAGATCGAAAGAGGTAAATATATCACATCATAAGGAAAATGATTGTGACAACCTGTTCATGGATAGAAATTTAGAAATACTTAAAAACATCCCTGGTAAGAGATTTTATTCAATCGGTAAAGACGTTTATGAAAACATAAATCTTGATGAAAATTTTGTTGACATTactgttaataatatttgctTTTACTCAAGAATTGTGGAAGGAATAAACATGTCTTACAAAAAAGGAGGAATGATGATTAACTTTAAGTACAATGTGGTCTAA
- the PmUG01_11042600 gene encoding conserved Plasmodium protein, unknown function, giving the protein MVIKAIHLFLYQLIVITIINFRKREKTICKPYWYYVCLLIVVLFCKEGIFIQSYRLKNGLVHNSEFVNITSCGRRKGEMLYFKYNGNKLFEYKKRRGLNKHPAAKGSMKNDVKAIEGNIEKWEINKKRQHRINSYFNSLCSSNVLNKNVDRNVNFDDGEVNFFVLNSNPSISFLTSNIIREKKTYNEKKKKKQKDVEKMGRMDKIGKAETEDNSSANVERITEGEKVQYRNTEQINDLEKKKVRLKLKRGFLNEVYEREKKKLNYILFSLKDKNIFKKKDIEIKENMLLLNGQTIKTEEVKQYLFYKSLLEYYENIRDQKKILTLDLWSKEINVSVENLKKLIVYIYKMKNLVQKEDEDLLVRRYFYNKTNMYTLFRDNYKDGNAITFDFTIPGEEKEKEKIINQMDVQQKDKMEVTKTKEKKKKFAKGKAKRLIGEDARNEEENGKEESGNEENEPNEQCEQIAYSKHNEPKEQNKTDMEGGKGRVTSVEKNESNKYDIFSDQIGKNEIVLYKDCENLINKEVQQFLECIKDIVFFENSIYILEKLENRPPLYEELIYAYNYDKEKMVKNLENKIRLSQKLVFYFIPLISNIIRKAEVNFSSNLSEDDFLLVSLEAVKNGFKKYDIEKLGIKNLTKYVYMWAKNSTYNYYQKHKSFISISPHTYKDYNKIKKFEDQFLERNERKPNIKEISDGLKFTVERVEKALCSVVNIIDSEKPITYQNSNSAYPEKNTYKDLIINSDDINSFNDIMYNDIVIKGLRKFICKSLKKKINKLIIFMKFGLFLKKKSYTDEEICEILKITTKKFQKHFQDSLNEIKNYIGKIKKNKGALDSTFDLISYINLSQCEFLGNDFSQILV; this is encoded by the coding sequence ATGGTAATAAAAGCAATCCATCTTTTTCTATATCAACTAATAGTTATAACGATTataaattttagaaaaagagAGAAAACTATTTGTAAGCCATATTGgtattatgtatgtttattgattgtagtattattttgtaaagaAGGAATATTTATTCAATCATACCGACTAAAAAATGGTTTAGTTCATAACAGTGAGTTTGTCAATATCACTAGCTGTGGTAGAAGAAAGGGGGAAAtgctatattttaaatataatggtaataaattatttgaatataaaaaaagaagaggacTTAATAAACATCCTGCAGCTAAGGGGAGCATGAAGAATGATGTTAAAGCTATTGAGGGGAACATCGAAAAATgggaaataaataaaaagagacAACATAGAATTAATAGCTACTTCAATTCATTATGCTCTAGTAATGtgttaaataaaaacgtGGATAGAAATGTAAATTTTGACGATGGGGAAGTAAACTTCTTCGTTTTGAATTCAAATCCGAGCATAAGCTTCCTAACAAGTAATATTATTCGAGAGAAAAAAACTtataatgagaaaaaaaaaaaaaagcaaaaagatGTGGAAAAAATGGGAAGGATGGACAAAATAGGAAAAGCAGAAACGGAGGATAATTCCAGTGCAAATGTGGAACGCATAACTGAAGGGGAGAAGGTACAGTACAGAAACACAGAACAAATCAACGATTTGGAAAAGAAGAAAGTTCGACTAAAGCTTAAAAGAGGATTCCTTAACGAGGTAtatgaaagagaaaaaaaaaaattaaattatattttattttcactaaaggataagaatatatttaaaaagaaagacATAGAAATTAAGGAGAATATGTTGTTACTAAATGGACAAACTATAAAAACGGAGGAGGTGAAGCAGTACTTATTCTATAAATCATTACTAGAATACtatgaaaatataagagATCAAAAGAAGATATTAACTCTAGACTTATGGTCAAAGGAAATTAATGTATCtgtagaaaatttaaaaaaattaattgtatatatttataaaatgaaaaatttagtGCAAAAAGAAGATGAGGATTTGTTAGTAAgaagatatttttataataaaacgaATATGTACACACTATTTAGGGATAATTACAAAGATGGTAATGCTATAACTTTTGACTTCACTATTCCGGGAGAGGAGAAGGAAAAGGAGAAAATCATTAATCAAATGGATGTACAGCAAAAAGACAAAATGGAGGTTACAAAaactaaagaaaaaaagaagaaatttgCAAAGGGGAAAGCTAAACGACTCATAGGAGAAGATGCAAGGAATGAAGAGGAGAATGGAAAGGAGGAGAGTGGGAATGAAGAGAATGAGCCGAATGAGCAGTGTGAACAGATTGCGTACAGTAAACACAATGAACCGAAAGAACAGAATAAAACTGATATGGAAGGGGGTAAAGGCAGAGTGACTAGTGTAGAGAAGAACGAGAGTAACAAATACGATATTTTTTCTGACCAAATTGGTAAGAACGAaatagtattatataaagactgtgaaaatttaataaacaaaGAAGTCCAGCAATTTTTGGAATGCATAAAGGACattgtattttttgaaaattctatttatatacttgaaaaattagaaaacaGACCACCATTATATGAAGAATTGATCTATGCATACAATTATGATAAGGAAAAGATGGTAAAAAATTTAGAGAACAAAATAAGATTATCACAGAAattagtattttattttataccattgataagtaatattataagaaaaGCAGAAGTAAATTTCAGCAGTAATTTAAGTGAAGATGATTTTTTACTAGTAAGTTTAGAGGCTGTAAAAAATGGgttcaaaaaatatgatatcgAAAAAttaggaataaaaaatttaacaaaatatgtttatatgtggGCAAAAAATAGTACATATAATTACTATCAAAAACATAAGtcatttatttctatttcacctcatacatataaagattacaataaaattaaaaaattcgaAGACCAATTTTTAGAAAGAAATGAAAGAAAAcctaatataaaagaaattagtGATGGTCTGAAATTCACAGTAGAGCGAGTAGAAAAAGCATTATGTTCAGTTGTTAATATAATTGATTCCGAAAAACCAATAACATACCAAAACAGCAATTCCGCATATccagaaaaaaatacatataaagatttaataataaattcgGATGATATAAACAGCTTCAATGATATCATGTACAACGATATTGTAATAAAAGGgttaagaaaatttatttgcaaatcattgaaaaaaaaaattaataaattaattatttttatgaaatttggactttttttaaaaaaaaaaagttatacaGATGAGGAAATTTGTGAAATACTTAAAATCACAACGAAGAAATTCCAAAAGCATTTTCAAGACTccttaaatgaaataaaaaattatattggaaagataaaaaaaaataaaggagcTCTAGATTCCACTTTCGATCtcatttcttatattaaCCTTTCTCAATGCGAATTCTTAGGAAATGATTTCTCACAGATACTTGTATAG
- the PmUG01_11042900 gene encoding DnaJ protein, putative, which translates to MTHTSGQKERTNGEARVGEESNKSIITNEFPADIDSNEILKLNSMNSENKKYFLNNYIAKIKYLSENYAKPKYYEILNVSVKSDYKSIRKSYLLLSKLLSVNKKLSSEYEECYYLIQKSYKILTDEYERFYYDVLNNYMDENVIEEERKILEKEADIIYTNKINELKNIYNKKLKDEKEKNGLIIEKALFGNLTLKDECINNCFNIEPITEDHIQGPFLDLTIILQSRVENSSLLFNDDFSFAYFCEIPKPLIKIKSETEKKKYSHILQDTEMYLYIKYKFLNIYHELIVVDRANYTLPESAHRVFGNRISGPFSPVNVIKMKHVSNSLMDNIFQFFSKNKFYITLFTTVILCAQSVKSI; encoded by the coding sequence ATGACTCACACGAGTGGACAAAAGGAAAGAACTAACGGTGAGGCACGCGTAGGAGAGGAAAGCAACAAAAGCATTATTACGAACGAATTTCCAGCTGATATAGACAGCAAcgaaattttaaaacttaACTCAATGAATAgtgagaataaaaaatattttttgaataattatatagcaaaaataaaatatttgagtGAAAATTATGCTAAACcgaaatattatgaaatacTTAATGTTAGTGTAAAATCAGACTATAAAAGTATTAGAAAAAgctatttattattatcgaAACTTTTAAGTGTTAATAAAAAGCTATCTAGCGAATATGAAGAATGCTATTATTTAATCCaaaaatcatataaaatattaacagaCGAATATGAAAGATTTTATTATGATGttttgaataattatatggatgaaaatgtaatagaggaagaaaggaaaatattagaGAAGGAAGctgatattatatatacaaataaaataaacgaattaaaaaacatatataacaaaaagcTTAAagatgaaaaggaaaaaaatggcttaataatagaaaaagcTTTATTTGGTAACTTGACATTAAAAGatgaatgtataaataattgtttCAATATTGAACCAATTACAGAAGATCATATACAAGGGCCATTTTTAGATTTAACTATAATTTTACAGTCAAGAGTTGAAAATAgctctttattatttaatgatgACTTTtcttttgcttatttttgtGAAATTCCAAAAccattaattaaaataaaaagtgaaacagaaaaaaaaaagtattcgCACATTTTACAAGATACagaaatgtatttatatataaaatataaatttttaaatatttatcatgAATTAATTGTCGTAGATAGAGCAAATTATACATTACCTGAAAGTGCCCATAGAGTTTTTGGAAATCGTATATCCGGTCCTTTTTCACCTGtcaatgtaataaaaatgaaacacGTGTCTAATTCTTTGAtggataatatttttcaattcttttcaaaaaataaattttacattacTTTATTTACAACGGTCATACTTTGTGCTCAGTCCGTTAAGTCTATCTAG
- the PmUG01_11043000 gene encoding conserved Plasmodium protein, unknown function, with translation MSKAKIDDFFENFLNLPSTSNSTDNSDDTIGSDTSVKTSHLLYDKDLESDEKENETHFSPERYDKEKGKEMSHSDIELGVRRKFLKSILKDKEKQNIYEFRKYLSESNVFFTFVHIFIELINNKEKIENPYEYIINYFQLNKSDNNDVNKKDLIKENLFYKKRNEELANKISEVHVEIMDVKKKYCCNDIANFFFKNEFEKFSACEIFSKIKKNDKNDENDENANTDISSFFFTKDTFCLFLNFLNHSTRTELHDLLMQKTSTQEYSLLWNKLLKGLEDFVKYYLSFDKFTDDAFHPT, from the coding sequence ATGAGTAAAGCAAAAATTGAtgatttttttgaaaattttttaaacctTCCCAGTACGAGCAATAGCACAGATAACTCAGATGATACAATTGGTTCAGATACGAGTGTAAAAACAAGTCATTTGTTGTACGATAAAGATTTAGAATCAGACGAAAAAGAGAACGAAACACATTTTTCCCCAGAACGTTACGATAAAGAAAAAGGCAAAGAAATGTCCCATTCAGATATTGAACTTGGTGTTAGGAGAAAATTCTTGAAATCaatattaaaagataaagagaaacaaaatatttatgaattcaGAAAATACCTATCTGAAAGCAATGTGTTTTTTACCTTTGTGCATATATTCATAGaactaataaataataaggaGAAAATTGAAAACCCATacgaatatattattaactattttcaattaaataaaagcGACAACAatgatgtaaataaaaaagatttaataaaagaaaatttattttacaaaaaacgAAATGAAGAATTagctaataaaataagtgaAGTACACGTAGAAATTATggatgttaaaaaaaaatattgttgtAACGATATAgcaaatttctttttcaaaaacGAATTCGAAAAATTTAGTGCTTGTGAAATTTtcagtaaaattaaaaaaaatgacaaaaatgaCGAAAATGACGAAAATGCAAACACAGATATATCATCATTCTTTTTTACAAAAGACAcattttgtctttttttaaattttctaaatCATTCAACTAGAACCGAATTACATGATTTATTAATGCAGAAAACAAGCACACAAGAATATTCTCTTCTTTGGAATAAACTGTTAAAAGGGTTAGAagattttgtaaaatattatctaTCTTTTGATAAGTTCACCGACGATGCGTTTCACCCGACATAA
- the PmUG01_11043100 gene encoding cleavage stimulation factor subunit 1, putative, whose translation MKEFNDNTSFLPNVVSNENVNNGSSISNDENIAHNENVDENENVDENENVDENENVDENENIDDNENVRHSENLGYDENVDDNENVDDNENVDDNENVGHSENVYHRESLYQGKSLYHGESLYHSENIYKNELIDDNDIAPISDCVTSNYNDVTVVSDEEEAKEKKEEYNKSFSTVKMERPIWNIDKIAFYEIVLKQLKDDNLTESFDILKRELNLEENKTAEENYLFNLFTKNIFKKPEINNEEEYRKKLTSYEILNKKLNISNNNCCILNYDVKNGKVRKVYSYEVTDRIELIHKNKCICCATNFTNNILCSGGSDNIIKIAKINDIKKKKIFTIDNKHTGKINCLKFHPMKNILFSASDDCTIQIMDVNKILKKKKQQYNKYNKNIREKLHDDLFRNIIIQDKNPFISMCVHPCGDFLYASNKNENILKLYDLETLTCFTSSDQNTYHTSSINDISATSDGNIYASVSVDGNIKIWDGHNSHLIHTQLNAHNGYSIQSVKFNKSNCYIITSGLDGQTKIWDIRNFKSLFTFGHGLSCSSNKSIFMNDELLLANIIQTNDHFTSKFYIYNSYFGNIEHNIQDIHIDQISDIVNAKDGLNVHTAGYDCVCKTIKIEQKYVHDY comes from the coding sequence atgaagGAATTTAACGACAATACTTCTTTTTTGCCAAATGTTGTAAGTAATGAAAATGTCAATAATGGTAGTAGTATATCGAACGATGAAAATATCGCGCATAATGAAAACGtagatgaaaatgaaaacgtagatgaaaatgaaaacgtagatgaaaatgaaaacgtagatgaaaatgaaaacataGATGATAATGAAAACGTACGTCATAGTGAAAATTTAGGTTATGATGAAAACGTAGATGATAATGAAAACGTAGATGATAATGAAAACGTAGATGATAATGAAAACGTAGGTCATAGCGAAAACGTATATCATCGTGAAAGCCTGTATCAAGGTAAAAGCCTATATCATGGGGAAAGCCTATATCATAgtgaaaacatatataaaaatgaattaatagaTGATAATGACATTGCACCAATCAGCGACTGTGTAACAAGTAATTATAATGACGTAACTGTTGTGTCAGATGAAGAAGAGgctaaagaaaaaaaagaggagtaCAACAAATCGTTTAGCACTGTAAAGATGGAAAGACCCATTTGGAACATTGATAAAATTGCATTTTATGAAATTGTTTTGAAACAACTTAAAGATGACAATTTAACTGAATCGTtcgatattttaaaaagggagttaaatttagaagaaaataaGACTGCTGAAGAAAATTATCTattcaatttatttacaaagaatatatttaaaaaacctGAAATAAACAATGAAGAggaatatagaaaaaaattgacGTCATACGAAatcttaaataaaaaattaaacatatcCAACAACAATTGTTGCATTCTAAATTACGATGTAAAAAACGGAAAAGTGAGAAAAGTATATTCTTATGAAGTTACGGATCGTATTGaattaattcataaaaataaatgtatttgttGTGCAacaaattttacaaataatattttgtgttCAGGTGGTTcagataatattataaaaatagctaaaataaatgatataaaaaaaaaaaaaatttttactattgataataaacatacaggaaaaattaattgcCTTAAATTTCATcctatgaaaaatattttattttcagcAAGCGATGATTGTACAATTCAGATTATggatgtaaataaaattttaaaaaagaaaaagcaacaatataataaatataataaaaatatacgtgAAAAATTACATGATGACCTGTtcagaaatattataattcaaGATAAAAATCCTTTTATATCCATGTGTGTACATCCGTGTGGTGATTTCCTTTATGcaagtaataaaaatgaaaatatattaaaattatatgaccTTGAAACTTTAACATGTTTTACGTCATCTGATCAAAACACATATCATACTTCATCCATTAATGATATTAGTGCAACATCCGatggaaatatatatgcttcCGTTTCCGTTGAtgggaatataaaaatttgggATGGTCATAATTCTCATTTAATACATACACAGTTAAATGCACATAATGGGTACTCTATTCAATCAGTCAAATTTAACAAGTCAAATTGTTATATCATAACATCAGGACTTGATGGACAAACAAAAATTTGGGatataagaaattttaaatccCTTTTTACCTTTGGACATGGGTTATCATGTTCTTCAAATAAAAGTATCTTTATGAATGATGAATTGCTCTTAGCTAATATTATTCAAACAAATGATCATTTTACAtcgaaattttatatttacaattcCTATTTTGGAAATATAGAGCATAACATACAAGATATACACATAGATCAGATATCTGATATTGTTAATGCAAAAGATGGGTTGAATGTGCACACAGCTGGGTATGATTGTGTGTGCAAGACCATTAAAATTGAGCAGAAATACGTGCACGATTATTAG